The Liquorilactobacillus nagelii DSM 13675 DNA window GAGTGGATAGTTTGCGTCAATATTGCGAAATTGAGGAACATAACCAATATTGCTAGCATTATGTAATTCTGTGGCTAGTTCGATTTTACCGTTAGTTGGAATTTCTTTACCCAATAATAGTTTGATAAAAGTTGTTTTGCCTGTTCCATTTGCACCTAGAAGGCAGAAAAAATCACCTTGGCGAATGACTAGGTTTAAATCAGTAAAAAGCTGTTTATTGCCAAAGGCCATTGTTAAGTGAGAGCAAGAAATTAACGAAGCAGATAATTCAGACATGGCATCCTCCTGCAAATAAAAAAAGTAATCGGTACTGCTTGATTATATCAGTTTTAGCTTTGGTGTAAAGAGTAACCATTACTTTTTGCTTTAATAAAAACAAATTCTTTACTTTTCACCAGTCCATTCGGCTTTAAATTCAGTTAAAAAATTCAGCATGAACTGTTGTCGCTGTTCAGCAAGCAGTTTTCCGCCAGTCGTATTCATTAAAGCTTTTAGCTTCAACAACTTCTCATAGAAATGATTAATGATTGTTTCATTGGCTAGGTCACGATACTCTTGTTTAGAAAAACTTTTACGGGGTTTGATTTTTGGATCATAAATTATTTCTTGATGGGCACCACCATAGTAGATAGCTCGGGTAATCCCGATTGCTCCAATTGCATCCAATCGATCAGCATCTTGGACCATCTGTCCAGCCAAAGAAAGCTGCTGGTGTTTATTTTCTAAGGATTTGCTGAAGGACATGTTATGTGTAATTGTAGTGATGGCTGCAATTTGTGAGGGCAGAAACTCAATTGAGGTTAAAAAATTCTTCATTTCAGTCTCACTTGCTTGAACATCAGTAACTAGTTTATCATCGGCAATGTCATGTAGATAAGCTGCACTAACAGCGGTTAAATAATTAAATGGTTGCGTCTCTTGAGCAGCAATGTATTTAGTCAGATTAACTACCCTTTGAATATGGTCAAAACCATGGCCAGTTTTATCAGATTTCATCTTTTCATAGGTATATTGATGAATTGCCCTTAATTGCTGAGCAGTATTCAAATTAAACCCTTCTTTCATGTAATTTAAAATTAGTATAGCAGATCAGCTTAACAATTAAATTAAACAAATATTTACTTTTTATCTACAAAGCTAAAATTAACGTGGAATTATGAAGGCTGATATATTAAGAAAATTTATTTGTTTTGGTTATTAATCAAGTGAAGGTAAGCAAAATGTTTTTAAATTTCTAATTAGTATGATAAAGTTATCTCATAGGAAACTACATTAAGCGTCGGTCGGTTTGATTTTAGTCGTTGCTTAATGCATTTTTTTCTACCCAATTTTATCAATTAGTGAAGGGAGGGAGTGGTCTTTCTCACAAAGACTGCCTGTAGATGAAATTATTAATCGTTTTAGAAAATGTTGTAATGGATGGGGTTAAGCGAGCAGCAACTGTGTTGGGGAACAATTTAAACCGACAAATGGATGTTGCTTTTTATTCATTAGAGAACGTTCAACCGTATTATACTTTGGAGGCACCATTAGTAACTGCTAAACGGCCAGCACCAAGTAATGTTTTAAATTATTATGGAGCTGAGCCCTATCAACAATATGCTGATCAAATTGAAGATTTGTGTGATTACTTAGTTACTGAAAAATATACTAGTGTTATTTTGCCGGCTGGATTACTGACCAGTTTTGCTCCATTAATTAAAAATCAAGTTCCCGAGATTCGGGTGATTGCTTGGATGCATAATAACTTTAAAACTTACATGACACAGTACTACAAATTAATGCAGACAGAGTTTAAAGCTGGCCTTGCGGCGGCAGATACGGTAGTGGTTCTAACTGATTCAGATTTAGAACATTATCGACAATTTAATCCTAATACTGTTAAGATATACAACCCACTGACCTTAGCACCGGAGCGGCAAGCTGATTTGAATAGTCATGTAATTGCTTTTACCGGCCGAATTGCGATTCAGCATAAGGGAATTGATTATTTATTAGAAGCAGCCAAATTTTTACCAGCAGATTGGAAAATTGCGATTGCTGGCAGTGGAACAGCTGAAGACATGGCGATTTTTAAACAATTGATTAATAAATTTCAAGTGGCTGATAAAATAATTTATCGTGGTGCTTTAAAGGATCGGCAGCTGCAACAACATTATGAAACAGCTTCGATTTTTGTGTCAACTTCGCGCTGGGAAGGCATGCCATTGGTAATGGGAGAAGCGATGGCCTTTGGTTTACCCATTATTGCCATGGAAAATACCGGATCAGCTGAGTACTTACAGCAGAACAGTTACGGAATTATGACTAAATCACAAGATGTTGCAGACTTTGTTCGGGTGCTCCAACGTTTTACTAGCAGTCGTTTTCTGCGTCGTTATTATGCTGAGCGTTCATTAGAACGAATCAGTCATTTCACACCAGCAACGATTGCAGCTCAGTGGTTACCTTTAGTTAAAGAAACAAACCAAGAATTAGTTTAACTAACTAATCAATAAAGAGGAATGAAAATTGAATAAGAATGAATTTTATTATTAAAGAGTGGCAATAAAAAATGCGACTCTTTTATTTTGTGTTCAAAACAAGTATGAAAATATTTTTAGATTGCATAAAATGATTTTTTTTTATAACCAAATCAGGTAAAATGTAATCTACCCGACAAAAAGATGTCGGTAATAAATTTGAGGAGTGAACTACTAATGGCAGCAACTTTTATTCGACCAGCAACTTTAACTGATTTACCGGCAATGATGGGGATTATTGAAGAAGCACGACAACTTTTAGCAGTGGATAATATTCCTCAGTGGCAGGATGGTTATCCTAATAAAGAATCTATCAAGCAAGATATTGAAAATGAAATTGCTTATGTGCTGGTGAATGATCAGCAAGTAGCTGGCGTCGCCGCATTGCAAACTTGGCCGGATCCCGATTATTCCGAGATCTTTGCCGGTGCTTGGCAACGACCAGATCAAAAGCATTATGCGACAATTCATCGAATTGCAATCGCACAGCGTTATCGTGGGCAACATCTGGCACAATTGTTTTTAAGCAATTTGACCTCACAGGCTTGGCAATTAGGGTTTGACCAAGTCAGAATTGATACTCATCCGACTAATCAGCGGATGCGACATTTAGTTACTAAATCTGGTTTTGATTTTGCCGGGGAAGTCCACCTAAAAGAACGCGCAGTGCCGGAACGTTTGGCTTACCAATTATTCTTAAAATCCGAGGTAGATTGATTTAAAAACCAAACTGATTATTGGTAAGTTAAAAGTAAAACGAGTAAAATTAATCCAGAATCAGACTCTTAGTCAAGGGGGATCATATGATGGGAAAAGATAATTTTGATGTTAAAAATGCGATTATTGCCGGAAGTATTGCCGGAATTGTTTCAGGCTTTGTCAAATTAGGCTGGGAAAATTTATTTCCACCGCGGACACCAGACAGGGATGCAACTAATCCACCGCAGCAATTTTTACAGCAACTGGGTGTTCCAAGCAAATTAACTCACGCAACTTATACCTATTCTGAACATAAATTGCCATGGGTCAGCTTTTTACTGCATTTTGGCTTTTCAACCAGTTTTGGAGCTTTTTATACCGTCGCTGGTCATTACTTGCCACTACTTAAAATTGGGCAAGGAACTTTTTTTGGTGCCGGCGTCTGGGCAGCCGCACATCTAGTTGCTTTGCCACAATTAGGGACAGTACCAGCAGCCAAAGATCAGCCTCTCGAAGAACATTTGTCTGAACTATTTGGTCATGTTTCTTGGATGTGGGTCACACATGTTGTCGCTGAGGAGCTGCTGGCGGAGAATAAGCCGCATAAATCGACAAATTAAATCGGGAAAGGAAATCCCAAATGAAAGATGAAGCTAAATGGCAAACACGGTGGCCGGAAAGAATTAGTTATGGCTTGAGTGATGCAGCTGATAACTTAGTTTTTCAAATGATGACCACCTATTTACTGTTCTTTTATACTGATGTTTATGGTTTGGGTGCTGGTGCAGCTGCAATTCTCTTTATTGTTGCTCGAATCGCTGATGTAGTTGAAAGTTTGATTATCGGCTTGATGATCGACCACACCCATTCAAAATATGGGAAGAGTCGGCCGTTTTTCTTGTGGTATGCCTTACCATATGCAATTTTTGCAATTTTAACTTTTGTTACGCCTAATTTTTCGGCAACAGGTAAATTAGTTTGGGCTTATGTAACTTATTTAGGTTTGGGATTCTTATATACTGCAGTTAATTCGCCGATTACTTCAATTTTACCAACGATGACCCAAAATCCTCGTGAGCTAACTTTGTTAGGTGTTATTCGTCAATTCTGTGGTAGCTCAGTTCAAATTATTGTAGCTGTTTTTACTTTGCCATTAGTTGCTTTTTTTGGTGGGGGCAATCAGCGGCAGGGCTTTTTCTGGACAATCGTTGTATTCGGTGTAATTTCGTTGATTTTGATTTTGAATACTTTTGTGCATGTTCGGGAACGATTTACAGATCATGAAATTGCTCACCAACCCTTGAAGAAAGTTGTTAAAATGTTGCGGCAAAAT harbors:
- a CDS encoding HD domain-containing protein — encoded protein: MNTAQQLRAIHQYTYEKMKSDKTGHGFDHIQRVVNLTKYIAAQETQPFNYLTAVSAAYLHDIADDKLVTDVQASETEMKNFLTSIEFLPSQIAAITTITHNMSFSKSLENKHQQLSLAGQMVQDADRLDAIGAIGITRAIYYGGAHQEIIYDPKIKPRKSFSKQEYRDLANETIINHFYEKLLKLKALMNTTGGKLLAEQRQQFMLNFLTEFKAEWTGEK
- a CDS encoding glycosyltransferase gives rise to the protein MKLLIVLENVVMDGVKRAATVLGNNLNRQMDVAFYSLENVQPYYTLEAPLVTAKRPAPSNVLNYYGAEPYQQYADQIEDLCDYLVTEKYTSVILPAGLLTSFAPLIKNQVPEIRVIAWMHNNFKTYMTQYYKLMQTEFKAGLAAADTVVVLTDSDLEHYRQFNPNTVKIYNPLTLAPERQADLNSHVIAFTGRIAIQHKGIDYLLEAAKFLPADWKIAIAGSGTAEDMAIFKQLINKFQVADKIIYRGALKDRQLQQHYETASIFVSTSRWEGMPLVMGEAMAFGLPIIAMENTGSAEYLQQNSYGIMTKSQDVADFVRVLQRFTSSRFLRRYYAERSLERISHFTPATIAAQWLPLVKETNQELV
- a CDS encoding GNAT family N-acetyltransferase, whose product is MAATFIRPATLTDLPAMMGIIEEARQLLAVDNIPQWQDGYPNKESIKQDIENEIAYVLVNDQQVAGVAALQTWPDPDYSEIFAGAWQRPDQKHYATIHRIAIAQRYRGQHLAQLFLSNLTSQAWQLGFDQVRIDTHPTNQRMRHLVTKSGFDFAGEVHLKERAVPERLAYQLFLKSEVD
- a CDS encoding YagU family protein, yielding MGKDNFDVKNAIIAGSIAGIVSGFVKLGWENLFPPRTPDRDATNPPQQFLQQLGVPSKLTHATYTYSEHKLPWVSFLLHFGFSTSFGAFYTVAGHYLPLLKIGQGTFFGAGVWAAAHLVALPQLGTVPAAKDQPLEEHLSELFGHVSWMWVTHVVAEELLAENKPHKSTN
- a CDS encoding MFS transporter, which codes for MKDEAKWQTRWPERISYGLSDAADNLVFQMMTTYLLFFYTDVYGLGAGAAAILFIVARIADVVESLIIGLMIDHTHSKYGKSRPFFLWYALPYAIFAILTFVTPNFSATGKLVWAYVTYLGLGFLYTAVNSPITSILPTMTQNPRELTLLGVIRQFCGSSVQIIVAVFTLPLVAFFGGGNQRQGFFWTIVVFGVISLILILNTFVHVRERFTDHEIAHQPLKKVVKMLRQNHQWIVISIVIFLFWLVTAIKNQTTIYYFKYTLHTAGLVPLANSFTLSSLIGVLLIMRLTHFLSKKQTMQLGILVELIGQLLLTGGVYLNWLPLLFAGILINSIGNGIVVGLVSIMIADTVRYGMTMGIQAEGVLASTDDFGVNMGLGLGGLITAGLFDLAGYVPNHSQNVATLGMINLNYVWLPLIIYLLMLSALHFYNEQQMLLEIDK